Below is a genomic region from Argopecten irradians isolate NY chromosome 14, Ai_NY, whole genome shotgun sequence.
TCCGGGTCGAGATGATGCGTTCCAGTCAGAAAACCAAAGTGTTCCACTGTCGGTACAGTCCTATAGAACCAGGAATGTACACCATCAATGTGTTCTGGTCGGGAAAACACATCAAGCAGAGTCCGTATACTGTCCTGCTGGGAACGTCTGATGCGGATCTGGACCGGATGGTGTTAGAACGGAAGGCCTCTATTATCCCTGGTCCGCCGTCACTCCGTGGATCCTACAAGTACATCCCGGCATCGGACGAATCTGGCATCATGTACTGAGCTTTACTGTTATAATCTTCATATAAGGATATTACCAAATAATACCGGATTCTACGAAAATCGAAACAAAGctaaaattatgttatatatacaactGAGCTTTTGGTTTGTTTATACATATCGGACTATAACTTTTATAAGATTGACACTACAGCAGAAAGTACCAAAGCTGGTTGTATAGAGGTTACTTTAACTGATATTATACATACGTATATAGTCGAGTAGTATAGTAAGCCATTTTGCACGGGTATTTCAGTCTAATGTTTCAGAGcctttatatttgattttgaaaaatcaaatattttcactgaaaatgtgtgtttgtttgttctTATTCAGATGAAAGATGTCACGCAACACTTATTTTGTTTGTGCAGAATAACCTCTCTTGCGGGCTGGTATCCATTGtgcatttttatcaataaaactcATTTCCTCTTTCTCTggaaaatatgacgttacgctcacaaacacatgacaccATAATTCTAAGCCAACCCGCAAGGcatgtttttcttttaatgattttgtgaaTTTGTTCAGAGTTGAATCTCTTTTGTACCATAAAGAATATCATCGAAAACTATGTGCATGTATCCTACGTTTGATTTAGCAGAGAAAACGaatattgtatataagtaatttgcaTACAAATATGCGTATTATTACTGcttgaaaatgtatatattgtatatatcaacACATGagattgtacattattatatatgtgtgtgagtatatgatataaaaatgcTTACTATAATAATAGTCAAGATAGGACATGGTCGTGTGTACATAAATTATGTGTCACacattataaacatcaaatttattaatattatatattatataaacatttcagttttatattttgttatgtcATGTAATACCGATCACAATATTATGTGAATTTACGGTAGTAGCCTTATACGTATAGCACGCCTTCTTGCCAATATACGTGCAGGTTTACCCATCATGTGTCCTCCACAAGGGGAATGTTGACTATTACAAGGCAAGGAAAACACAATTGGATCCCCGGTGTTTGTATTCCGTATTAATTACAGTTATCTACTCTTGTTGGTAGGAGTTGATTGTTACTTCACGtttttaattaatgtaaaatcatGTATCTCAGAGCGAAACAACATAATATTTGCTTGCAAGGTAATGACGTCGCCACTGATACTTATtcacaggggagataactcggTACTATGCAAAGATGGGATTGAAAATATCAAACCCATTTCTGTtagaaatatttgttgattattACAGGCCTAATTCATCATTAGCTTGTTGCAAATCAGTTACCATTTAGAGAAAAAAACTAATTAAGAGATAAGCCTCTCCAACGTCTTGATAAACAGTTGATGATGTAGGGTCAGATTTCAATGGTCTTTGTTCACattaatatatgaaatttgttttCGATTCTTTCCAAAAGTAAATGAATACCATGGTCGCCTTGCGTCACAAGCGGTATACGTTGGTTTCCCTATGTTTATAATGGGGAACATCTAGCCCCACGGACGCCTATTGTTTCTTGTGTTGAAATGATACTGCTCTGCTAGGCAATTAGAGTGTGATATTGTTGTCAGAATAAAATGATGTATAAAGAAAAAGGACATGATCTCTATTTACATATTAATCTGTATATTAATTGATACATATTATGCTTTTGCTGAATAAAATGATGCTATGGAAAAAAGAAACATGTGTTTTGTGACGGCTATAGCAAATCCTACTCCGAGTACCTGGGGGCTGGTTCATCTTTCTACCTTTTAGTGAGAGTATTATTGTGTGTTTTTGGTATCGGTCGTCAACACGGTGATAGTTTGCTGGCAACTTTCTTAAAATGCGAAAAACAGTTGTAGGTCGAATTGCTCTGACGCATTTTCTCAAAGTGGCGAATTGTGAATTCTGTCTACCCACTAGGGTGTAGGTAACTCTTAAAAGGAAAACCTAACGAGGATAAAAGGAATTTACAGAACAACAATCACaagtaaaataatgtttattttgaatatgtatttaaattaaattggtACTTTTCCAGAATACGTTGCGTCAAAAAATAAACCCAAACAAACTAACTTTCTATGTTATTGgtatatgtaaatgtaacacCTTTTAACCTGACAGAAATGACAATCACTGTTACATCACATACAGTAGCAGTATGGCCTAAGATGGGGAGCTGAGTCTACGATACAATCCGCGTGATGACCATATCTATTGATCCTACTGATCTGTCGGCCATTGACAATAAACTCACCACTAGACGTATGATTTACACTGGCCTCAAAAGTCCCATTACCAGGTATAGTTATAAACGTTACCTGATAGATCTCGTTAACGTTTTCTTTAAAATCACCAAACTGGGGATGGCGTCCATCTTCGTCCACGCTCCCTTTGTATTTTAATACATCGTTGTCAACTCCAAACTTAAAGGCATTTTTGATTTTGAGCAGATAGAGCACACTGCATCTACCCCTGAACGAACTCGTGTATGTGTTTATGAATTCTATGACTTTTGTAACAGCTATAATGACCCGTGGCGTATCCACAGGAACTTCTGTCCATTTTAGACATGCGCACCAGTGAGGTTCAATTCCTGCATCCGAACACGTTCTGTCTGATGGAACTGGTCTAAATAAACTTAAACCTCTCGCACTCTGGTCATAATACACCTGCTCGGTTCTTGTGATGTCCAGAATATCATGGAATGTTTCGTGGATATCGAAAGGTGTCGTTAGCTTTTTGGCATTTGATAGAACGTTAGTATGAATATCTGGGTATTTCACTTTAAACCATGGCGGGAAACGTAATGCGAAATATGGCAATCTTTCCTCGAGTTTTCCTTGAAATGTTTCCCTGATATCTGCGAATCTGGAACCATGATCACTCATAAGTATAAGAATGGTGTTGTTTAAATATTGATGGTCATTCAAAAACGTTAATAAATTAAGAAAGTCACCATCCGCCCATTGAAGATTGTTTGGATTTCCATGACTGTACTCAGAATGAAATGCAAATATGAATTTCAGTTTCTGTTGATACTGCATGAAGCTATCCCTGACCCAGTCGAACATGACCTTGTGTCGAGGCGTAGACCCAAGACAGTATGGCTTGTTGTGATTATATAACTTCTCTGCCACCAAATAAAACGGACGCATATAATGAGTTACTGGTTGGTGTGTAAAGCCCATCATTCGAAGGTTGAACGTCCCGATGTGCGCCATGTCCTCAGCCCATTGTGTGACATATCCGGCAGATTCAAAGTCCTTCCAGATCCAAGGGTGACCGTCCACCATTGTGGCGTTCGGGTGTCCTCGGCGAGACTCGGGAAGTTCCGACTCTGTCTTTCCTGTGAGTAATGGCAGCAGGGCCTGAGGCGTGCCGTCTCCGACAATATTATAACCTTCCAATTCAATACCACCAAGAGCTTCCCTGAAATATTGTCTACTTTTTGGAAGTTTTCGTAACCATGTCATTCTTGACACGCTGTCGAACCCAAGCATTAAAACGTTGAGTCCCATCGATTTACTCTTTTTTGCCTTTACTTTAAGCTTGCTTGTGTTATGGACAATAGTTGCATGGATATTAACGTATCTGGTTTTGTTACTTGATAAACACGATATTTTGAAGAAATCAGAAGGAACTGGCATTATATCTTTTGTCATAGCCTCTCTCTTACCGGTTATAGTCAAATTGTCATTCCCTGGCTTACGGTTTACTGCAGCAAACTGACATTTAATTTTCCCGTATATTTTTTTCGCCTCTGGCGTTATCCAAAATGTCCCATTTTCAACTGTTATCCAATTTAACTTATCCTCACATATCAAGTCAGGAACCTGGTAAAAGAAACCTGCCACAGACGGATGGAAAGGTCGAAGGTCAGGCTGAACACAGACTTGATCAGACACGTTCTGTATGTTGAAGTCCATTACAGCGTAGTCGTCCAGAAAACTGCCCTCCATGTAGTCAACACCACGTGACGAGGACAACTGGGTCTTTGTTACGTGCCATAGGAGGTACAGAACCAGCACAAAGACACACGCCGACCACTTGTACCTGTGACAAACGAGTCTGAGGTAGGAATTCATAAAACACAGATAAGGCATTGTCTCTTAAATGTATCTGGATATTCACACTAACTGAAAGACATTATGTCACTTTTAGCGCTGTATCTGGGTATTTCTACTAACTAAAGGACATTATGTCACTGTTCGACATTATCTGGATACATTTAGCTTGTTTGCGAAAACCTTGTTTATCTGTATGTTTACTTCATAATAGTGACCAAACGTGTCGTCGTATTTCAGGACGGCATCCGATAGGAATTATTCATCTGAAGGTATAGAGGAGGTACTTCTAAATCCTTTCATTATATCAACAACTGCTTGCCTGAAACAAAGAATCGGTGTATGTATACTCCTAACACAAAAATGTTAATGAAAGTGGATATTAGAAATTTACACCATAACTTTAGGacaaaatgtttaataaaatGGCATTTGGAGAGAAAAGAAAGTTTGATAACATTAATTATGACATTATGACAGTTTTAACTGCTTGTAGACTTGACATAATGTAAGGCGCTGATATTATTAAGGACTTCTGCAATATGTCCTAATGCACACACATTGATCGTTATATTAAACAAGCTGTCAAAATTCAGTTTACACACTGATAGTAAGATAGTAAAACATACTTCACGTCGAATATTCGGAATGTTTTGGTAAATACAAAGACAGGATGTGTAAtttgtattcaataatgaaCACGCAATTCGGAAAACAAATCGTATAGCGGTTGCAAACAAACATTGCAGTGTCCTTGATATTTAGCAGTGAACATTCCATCGGCACGACCAGTTGATCACGTGTGTGTTTGAGTGTAGGCTACCAGACATACCAGCTATATTTGGTAATAGTTTAACTAAGTATGCATCCATACGACTTCAAAAACTATCCACAGCCAAATAATATTTCTAACTGTCTGAGTATATTTCATATAGTGATGCCCACAACTCTAATAGCACAAAGATTTTGATGCACTTTATCATATAGGGTTAAATATGACGAATTCCTTAAGTTGTTGCCATAACGACCGGAGTAGCGGTATGTTGAGTTTTTGTGAGATTCGCCACAGCGTCTTTAGGCGGTGTTTTGTGTGTTCTAGGCAGAGCTTCTATCGATTTACCAGTTACAGTGTCTGGAGCTACTCCCCATTGATTGTACCACAACTGTGTGTCACAACACACGCGCGCACGTGGACAATTACGCATTATTCTGTATTAAAACAGAGATGATGAAGATCTCTAAGCTGCTGGAGCTCCATTATGTTACAAATCGTTACATTGCTTTTCCACAAAGAGAAATAAATCTTATgcccatatacatgtatgctgcTGTATTGTAATTGTGTTTCGTTACTCCCACttttgtaatgatgtcattGAAAGTAATGTGTACTGCTAACTAGGAAATAGCTACACAATAATATCCTCCGAAAGTCAAGTAAATTTACCAAATTGTTATTTATAGTCACATTGTTGTGTGAATGATATCCTTAGCTTAGTTACAGATTTACTAGAACGGTAGCCATGACACTCACTTGCCTCAAAACAATGTGCCATTATTTCGTAAATGTAAAAATCACAAATTTACAGATTGAAAGGATGTGAACACTACTAGTcgcaatatttgtttttaatcctAATACTATATTGGAATGGCGGTTAATTTTGATGTCATGCTAAAAAGACTACTTTAGATATATAATATTGCCATTGTAAGAGGTATACTTACATTGATGAAATCTCAGTTAGTAGTTCCATTTAGCCATGAAGCTGTTGTTGGTGCGATATTGTTGGAAACTAATCCGTCTGCGTTAAATCGTCTGTCACTGTTACAGTTGTAAAGTTATCATAGAAATGGCTACCAGATCGAACGCATACCTTCTACATGCTGACGACACGAACCCCAGTCAGCCGGCCGCCGCATGTAAATGCTGTACACACGAAATTCGCTATTGCTGTCGGATCACATTAACCGACAGTGATTTAAGATAGCAATGATGCATACTAATTGATCAGATTATCAGAGAAatattgaaaacgatatttaaTATGCCGTATGGTTCTATATAATAAAGCATCTGAGAAGCAGTTTGTATTGTGTCGGTTCACTATTTTGCAAAAGAAAAGAGAGGGTTTTGAGTTTAAATACATCGATTATACGGTTACTCGGAAGCGAAGCTCACTATATACCTCACTAGACCACTGCTCAAGCAGATATCAAATCAAGGCGGAGAAAATGAGGCATTTGGACAAATTGCTGATTGGTTGTTCCTATATTATCGTTATGGCAAAATTGTTAGAAGAAAATCATGTATGCACTGACCTTTGTTGTACTACAGATTTGTTATAAAATGAGATAGGTGTGTTCTACTGGTTATTATTTAAAGGAAATGCTCACTGATTGGTAACGGGATCCGGCTCCCGTTGTTTGATATCTACTTTCGGAAAATTGAGAGAGGTACGTGCTAAATGGCTTCAAAAACTCAATATTACTTCATTTGTTTAtcgaaacaaaattaaaaaataagaaCAGTGAAAGCGTAAACGTTTTATATGTCCCacaattgtatttgaaaatgagaataagATCTCCttttttgtattcaaacatgCAACCTGGAATGCATTTCCATTACAAAATTGAGAAAAACgcgtgaaaatatgaaaatatctcaAGATATCGGATGCATTTCATTAAGATAAAATGTTTAAGAATAAGGATAAAACAAAAACGATGATGTTCAGTCAGCATGTTATGACTATAGTGTACGTGTTTGGTACGCACAACATTCCGGTTTTGTATTCATTAGTATACGGTTTGGTATTAAATAACAACCTTGTTAAAAATTTGaatcacaaattaaaatatagcaTAACTTATATAGTGACAGTATTATCATTCCGTGCAGTCAAATTAAAACAGCAAGAGCCGATACATAATAACCATCATAGAACACAATCACATTTGTATACGTGTAAGTTTGTAACTCTGGTGCTGGTAGCTGTTATATAAAGCTTCGTCATATCAAAGTATATATCGGGGAAAACCGAAAAAACACTACATTCTATAAAAAGTATACCACAATTAATCAttaagcatttttaaatacaaGTCAAGACACTTTTATACTTCCACACTCATACGTATGTTTtactcattttcttttttgttatcattttattttattcaaccCCAGGGGAGAAGACATATTATCTTTGTGTTCTATTTACAGATAagcattttattacatataaaattaatattgatgtCCTTCTATTTTTTATAccaatttattatcattataatctCTCCTATGATTTTATCAACAGGACGAAACGAACAATGTTAATTCAAGTGTTCATTTTTATTAAACAGCTTATATCCAATTCTCCATAATTTACTGACTGTGGTGTCATATCGAATTTCAGTTGTTCAACAACACTACATCTATTTAAACAACATTACGATTGGAAAGACGTATCATCAGGAATCCCTCAAGGATCCGTGCTGGGCTCACTACTGTCTGTAATATTCGTCAACGATCTACCGGAAATAGTTATCTTAGATGTATATTTATCTGCTGacaatgttaaaatattcaaaattataaacaaGAAGAGAAAACGAAACGTTCAAAACACGGGTTTCCACTCAGGTTATGATTTTAGTGATATATCAAAGAACAAATGATCATTTTAATACGTTTCCCTTCGCTTCAATTCGTTTCACTAAACGAACGAACGATCAAAGGAACGATCGAACAAACGCAACCACGAAAGAAAGAAATGACGAACGAAAGAATGGGCGAATGCACATCGAACGAACTAGAAAGAATTAACGAACGAATGAACgaataaaattatgattataAGGGCGCAGTCATAACTACTAATTACCTagccatgttattaattatgatacaaGGTAAGTTCAAATGAGTAACCATGTTTCCCTATGTAATACAGCAACTACGGTGGTATGAACTGTTCCAGGTATTGGCTTTCatacccaaatattgacatatgttatTCTGATGTactgctacatgtatattaactcgccaataatctctgtacagagtCGATTCCTAAGACTCCAATAAACGTATCGTACCATTCACTGAATCTGCGTTGGAGTTCTACATCTATACACACCACAACAACCTTCGAAACTACACGAAGATAAAAACGTCATAAAATTGCGCTGGGATCATGGGTGATCACCGTTGATATTGTGCTTTGACGtaagctcattatataatcgagCGGTTCATATGCTTTTATGGACTGacaaacgtaatcttcatctggtagaagctcagtgctatcactctttatttgcaagcatTCAAGTGATTAAGACCACCTTCCAAAAtcaacggaatatctgttacggaaataaaatttcttctgTAATGGGTGTTTTATCTTCTCAAATGGTGGTTTAGGGACAAGGGTAAAGTGTGAATATAAgaacaataaataaacagaaaaaaattggCAACGTTATTTCCATAGATTGCACttttttaacattgtataattaatgattaatgAAATATCTGGCTGCGCCATTTAAgtccttgccttcagtcatattatatatCCAGCTGTGCCTATGGGTACCACGTGTCCTTCCTTCCTTCCATTTTTGAAACTGTCTGTGCAACGTCCAAAAGTTTCAgcaattaaaacataaaatgtttcGTACGAACGAAGTCTAGTCAAACCGAAAATAGATTTCTTTCATGTGCCCTTTTTTGCTCGTTCGTTACTCTGATGGTTCGTCCGTTCGTTCCTTCAGTCAATCGGATTTTATTATACCCCACGAAACGCGTTTTCTGTGTATatagacaagtgccctagttgtgccttttgctattgcaaattttccatttttggtatttttttctgttaccatgaaAACTAAGTCAAAAATACCACATTACTGTTTATTTTAGTCAACAGCTGtttatttcagttttacaatacacacatacacttCAAGTTATACATGAACATTAATAACTCATATTTTGAGCTTAATATTTGGGTTTTCATATATATACCAACTGTGGAGCGCGGGAGATTATGCGACACTTTACGGCTCCCTGTTTGTGATTAAAATTTAACCATgttgttatacatatgtaccaAACCGTATACTAATAACTATACCAAACCGGAATGTTGTGAGTACCAAACACGTACACTATAGTCATAACGTGCTCACTAAATATCATCGATTATGGTACAAAGGACGTATTTACGATAAATTTGAAGTGGTagatagtttttgttttatccTAATTCTTAAAATTAACAGCCTTTCTTAATGAAATGCATCCGATATCTTGAGATATTTTCACGcatttttctcaattttgtACGGAAATACGATCcaggttacatgtttgaatactTAAAAGGAGActtattctcattttcacatacaattgtgggacttaaattaaaattttacgCTTTCACTGTTCTAATTTTTATTGGTTTggataaacaaatgaaataatatcgagTTTTTGAAGCGATTTAGGACGTACCCCTTTCATTTTTTTGGGTGCGGTTTTTCCAGATTtagataccaaacaaccgggGCCGGGTATGGCTATATTAAAGGccaggggaagtaactcctaaACAAAACGTGTACATCACCAACTAATGCACTATGATAAACGGTACTAGGTGAGATAATACTGAATCAGATGTAAATTATACATTAAacatgataaatataaaaacgtgtcattttacaacaaattactttttaaaaatacaatccGCTCTATGTATGTAAAATACAGGGTAAACTCGAAATAAAGGaaagaaaaatcaatttcaCATTACAAGTTTGGGAAGACTTTAATTCCAATAATTGTCAATTCAATAACAAGTACTAGATGAATAAAGGAATTTAGTGAAATGTGTCATATATATGATTTGTATACTAACCAGTCATCTTTCATTTCCCAAACTGTGTGATTCGTACACGTCAATGGTAAAATGTACTAATGTAGAATTCAACAATGATAAACATATGATATGACATATCAGTAACACTGTAAAGACTAACGATCTGTAGTCTTCTTCATATATAACAGTAGTGTCATCAAAACGATAAATAATGGAGAAGCTTAGTGATTTTTGTTTCGAAATCTTCAGAACGttagataaatatatttgtcaTACCTTTACAAAATAATCTTATTCAATTTACGTCAAAATAGTAATAACTTGGTTTTGGCTTGCCTTATTTAGCGCCGTATCAACAGCAAGGGTCATTCAAAGGTTCATGTCACCTAACATCTCTCAAGAATAATTCAAACTACtcgtacaaaatacaaaacacattTTGCATTAACACCAAAAACACATGATCTATACAACCCAGGTATAATACAAAGAAGACTAATTATGTTTAAAAGAGAACGAAAATTTAGTGCAATCCCTTCTGTTTTTAAAATGTGACGTGATGTACTTGTATGAGTATGTTGCGTGATGTACTTGTATGAGTGTGTAAGAATATTGCGGATGTGATGTACTTGTATGAGTGTGTTACGTGATGTATTTGTATGAGTATGTGACGTGAAGTACTTGTATGAGTGTGATGTACTTGTATGAgtattatgtatttgtatgagTGTGATGTACGTGTATGAGTGTGATGTACTTGTATGAGTGTGATGTACTTGTATGAGTGTGATGTACTTGTTTGAGTGTGATGTACTTGTATGAGTGTGATGTACTTGTATGAGTGTGATGTACGTGTATGTGACGTGATGTACTTGTATGTGACGTGATGTACTTGTATGTGACGTGATGTACTTGTATGTGACGTGATGTACTTGTATGTGACGTGATGTACTTGTATGAGTGTTATGTACTTGTTTGAGTGTGAGTGTATGTACTTGTATGAGTGTGTACTTGTATGAGTGTGATGTACTTGTATGAGTGTGATGTACTTGTTTGAGTGTGATGTACTTGTTTGAGTGTGATGTACTTGTATGAGTGTGATGTACGTGTATGTGACGTGATGTACTTGTATGTGACTTGATGTACTTGTATGTGACGTGATGTACTTGTATGTGACGTGATGTACTTGTATGTGACGTGATGTACTTGTATGTGACGTGATGTACTTGTATGTGACGTGATGTACTTGTATGAATGTGATGTACTTGTATGAGTGGTTTGTACTTGTATGAGTGTGATGTACGTTTATGAGTGTGATGTACTTGTTTGAGTGTGTACTTGTATGAGTGTTATGTACTTGTATGAGTGTGATGTACTTGTATGAGTGTGTACTTGTATGAGTGTGATGTACTTGTATGAGTGTGATGTACTTGTTTGAGTGTGATGTACTTGTTTGAGTGTGATGTACTTGTATGAGTGTGATGTACGTGTATGTGACGTGATGTACTTGTATGTGACGTGATGTACTTGTATGTGACGTGATGTACTTGTATGTGACGTGATGTACTTGTATGAGTGTGTAGGACGACTGTGATATTTCAGTGTTCTGTTCTGTGATATCTTGTGTACTGGACTATTTTGTCCCTTTCTACTTCACGATTACCAGGACACGTTCACCGATCAGCACACCCAACTGGTTATTATATAGCGGCGAATAACTCTGGACATCATAGTTCATATGATATTAGCAActtgaaaagtgtcattgttctatcaaataaaaaacaatctaTTTTCAACCTTTTTTACTAACCGTCGCATACAGAGTTTATGGCTGCGTTCGATTTGGTCACTCGAGTGTCGAGAAAGTGTTGCTGAACGCATGCACAGAATGATTAATCTAAATTACAAATGAAACACTTAGAACAACACACGAGTGTTTAAAAGTGGCGGATTTGGGATTACTTATCGTAGATGTTTTAGAAAgcgatttttattttcatgcagGTTACATATACTGCGTGTAATTACATCAAcatatttgatatcaaaaaatgattttcatcatttaaacactTCACTTTCGGGTTTCCTTTGCCACTTTGTGGCGTCGCGACACCCGTTCACTCCCAGCATAGTGGCGAGTTTGTTCGTGACCCAATTATACAACACTCGGGTAACATTCGGGTCATTCGATTTGCAAATCCcaaacttgtttgtttgtttgattaattaacgtcctattaacagctatggtcatgtaaggacggcctcccatgtatgcggtgtgttgcgtgtatgttgtgcgaggtgcgtgttttggtagactgcggtatattcatgttgtgtcttcttgtatagtggaactgttgccctttttatagtgctatatcactaaagcacgacgcagaagacaccaagcaacacagtccacccggtcacattatactgacaacgggcgaaccagtcgtcccactccctgttttctgagcgctaagcagaattagaaactaccaattttatagactttggtgtgtctcggccaggggacagaaccaagagccttcctcacgggggcgaacgctcaacccaaggccaaaagtgagacgatgccaagggaggcataaggaaggataaagtcagttagggagaaaagataatatcctaaatttagtcgccttttacgatcaagcaataggggcagcaggtacaattctaacgccctatctgcAGGGCCTCAAATCCCAAACTCAGGTCGCAACAGTCAAATCGAACGCAGACTATATGTGGTACTTGTGCGCCTATCGCTATATGAGTGTAGATATAGTCAATTGTATTACCTGGGTATGGTAGCagtgatatcaaacatgatCGATGGTAGATGAGTTTG
It encodes:
- the LOC138307957 gene encoding uncharacterized protein yields the protein MPYLCFMNSYLRLVCHRYKWSACVFVLVLYLLWHVTKTQLSSSRGVDYMEGSFLDDYAVMDFNIQNVSDQVCVQPDLRPFHPSVAGFFYQVPDLICEDKLNWITVENGTFWITPEAKKIYGKIKCQFAAVNRKPGNDNLTITGKREAMTKDIMPVPSDFFKISCLSSNKTRYVNIHATIVHNTSKLKVKAKKSKSMGLNVLMLGFDSVSRMTWLRKLPKSRQYFREALGGIELEGYNIVGDGTPQALLPLLTGKTESELPESRRGHPNATMVDGHPWIWKDFESAGYVTQWAEDMAHIGTFNLRMMGFTHQPVTHYMRPFYLVAEKLYNHNKPYCLGSTPRHKVMFDWVRDSFMQYQQKLKFIFAFHSEYSHGNPNNLQWADGDFLNLLTFLNDHQYLNNTILILMSDHGSRFADIRETFQGKLEERLPYFALRFPPWFKVKYPDIHTNVLSNAKKLTTPFDIHETFHDILDITRTEQVYYDQSARGLSLFRPVPSDRTCSDAGIEPHWCACLKWTEVPVDTPRVIIAVTKVIEFINTYTSSFRGRCSVLYLLKIKNAFKFGVDNDVLKYKGSVDEDGRHPQFGDFKENVNEIYQVTFITIPGNGTFEASVNHTSSGEFIVNGRQISRINRYGHHADCIVDSAPHLRPYCYCM